In Bacteroidota bacterium, a single genomic region encodes these proteins:
- the fabF gene encoding beta-ketoacyl-ACP synthase II, with amino-acid sequence MQLKRVVVTGLGALTPIGNTIPEYWENLINGVSGADIITRFDASKFKTRFACEVKGFDPNNFFDRKEGRKLDAYAQYALVASDEAFKDSGIDLTKIDLDRAGVIWGSGIGGLDTFLTEATGFALGDGTPRFNPFFIPKMIADIASGHISIKYGIRGPNFTTVSACASSTNALIDSFNYIRLGKADIIFTGGSEAAVNQAGMGGFNAMHAMSERNDSPKTASRPFDLDRDGFVLGEGAGALILEELEHAKARGAKIYCEVVGGGMSADAHHITAPHPEGLGALNVMKNALSDAEMLPTDIDYINVHGTSTPLGDVSETKAIKSVFGDHAYNLNISSTKSMTGHLLGAAGAIEGIAAVLAVKNDIIPPTINHFTDDPVFDPRLNFTFNKAQKRVVRAALSNTFGFGGHNASVIVKKYNS; translated from the coding sequence ATGCAATTAAAACGGGTAGTAGTTACAGGATTAGGAGCATTAACTCCAATTGGTAATACCATTCCCGAGTACTGGGAAAATTTAATTAATGGTGTCAGCGGTGCTGACATCATTACTCGTTTTGATGCGTCTAAATTCAAAACCCGATTCGCCTGTGAGGTAAAAGGTTTTGACCCCAACAATTTTTTTGACCGCAAAGAAGGACGTAAGTTAGATGCCTATGCACAGTATGCATTAGTGGCTTCTGATGAAGCGTTTAAAGATTCAGGTATTGATCTAACCAAGATTGATCTTGACCGTGCCGGAGTAATCTGGGGCAGTGGAATTGGCGGATTGGATACTTTCTTAACCGAAGCAACCGGTTTTGCTTTGGGCGATGGTACTCCTCGCTTTAATCCTTTCTTTATACCTAAAATGATTGCCGATATCGCTTCCGGGCATATCTCCATTAAATACGGCATTCGCGGACCAAATTTTACAACTGTTTCGGCATGTGCATCCAGTACAAATGCATTGATTGATTCTTTTAACTATATCCGTTTAGGCAAAGCTGATATTATTTTCACCGGAGGTTCCGAAGCTGCTGTTAATCAGGCTGGAATGGGTGGATTTAATGCCATGCATGCCATGAGCGAGCGCAACGATTCTCCTAAAACTGCTTCCCGTCCATTTGATTTGGATCGCGATGGTTTTGTGTTAGGAGAAGGTGCTGGAGCTTTGATTTTAGAAGAATTGGAACATGCAAAAGCGCGTGGTGCAAAAATTTATTGCGAAGTAGTTGGCGGAGGCATGAGTGCCGATGCACACCACATTACCGCACCACATCCCGAAGGTTTGGGCGCACTTAACGTGATGAAAAATGCACTGAGTGATGCTGAAATGCTTCCAACCGATATTGATTACATCAATGTGCATGGTACCTCTACACCACTTGGCGATGTAAGCGAAACCAAAGCTATTAAAAGTGTTTTTGGCGACCATGCTTATAACCTCAATATCAGCTCAACCAAATCGATGACAGGCCATTTACTTGGTGCTGCCGGAGCGATTGAAGGAATTGCAGCTGTACTGGCGGTTAAAAACGATATTATTCCACCCACCATCAATCACTTTACCGATGATCCGGTTTTTGATCCGCGTTTGAATTTCACCTTCAACAAGGCCCAAAAACGTGTTGTTCGCGCTGCCCTTAGCAATACTTTTGGCTTTGGCGGACACAATGCTTCTGTGATTGTAAAAAAGTATAATTCCTGA
- the pyk gene encoding pyruvate kinase, whose protein sequence is MKTWSKTKIIATLGPASSSKEVLTEMIMAGVDVCRVNSSHGNYEQHQKVIDIIREINIEHRLNTAILVDLQGPKLRIGVMENNEVLIENGKEIIITTEECIGTAEKVFMTYPEFPKDVAVGDKVLIDDGKLELRVIATDRDKTVRATITNGGILSSKKGVNLPNTKISLPCLTPKDLQDLDFALKNDVEWIGLSFVRSVTDIIDLKEIIKHHGKTTRVVAKIEKPEAIAEIDNIIDMTDAIMVARGDLGVEMPMERVPLIQKMLVSKCINASKPVIIATQMMESMITNYSPTRAEVNDVANAVMDGADAVMLSGETSVGKFPVKVIEHMQNIVASIEREGKIYYKEHPPQLKNQTFISDSICYNACVMAEQAGARGIISMTNSGYTAFKLSSHRPKANIFIFTDNRSLLNTLSLVWGVRGFYYDKYESTDDTIADIKDFLKKGNYVAVDDLIINIASIPMKDKGRANMIKLGYVN, encoded by the coding sequence ATGAAGACTTGGAGTAAAACCAAAATTATTGCTACCCTCGGACCTGCATCGTCGAGCAAAGAAGTGCTTACCGAAATGATTATGGCTGGTGTAGATGTGTGCCGTGTAAACTCTTCGCATGGCAATTACGAACAACATCAAAAAGTAATAGATATTATTCGCGAAATAAATATCGAGCACCGCTTAAACACCGCAATTTTGGTGGATTTGCAAGGCCCTAAGCTTCGTATTGGTGTGATGGAAAATAATGAGGTACTGATTGAAAACGGGAAAGAAATTATTATCACTACCGAAGAATGTATAGGCACAGCCGAAAAGGTATTCATGACTTATCCCGAATTTCCAAAAGATGTGGCTGTGGGAGATAAAGTATTGATTGATGATGGAAAACTAGAGCTTCGCGTAATAGCTACTGATCGTGACAAAACAGTAAGAGCAACCATTACCAACGGTGGTATTCTCTCATCAAAAAAAGGTGTGAATCTTCCCAATACTAAAATCTCGCTACCCTGCTTAACTCCAAAAGATTTACAAGATTTGGATTTTGCATTAAAAAATGATGTGGAATGGATTGGGCTTTCCTTTGTGCGTTCGGTAACCGATATCATCGATTTAAAAGAAATCATTAAGCACCATGGGAAAACAACCCGTGTAGTGGCAAAAATAGAGAAACCGGAAGCCATTGCCGAAATCGATAACATCATCGATATGACCGATGCTATAATGGTTGCGCGTGGAGATTTAGGTGTGGAAATGCCAATGGAACGTGTGCCCTTAATTCAAAAAATGCTGGTTTCTAAATGCATTAATGCCTCAAAACCGGTAATTATCGCCACACAAATGATGGAAAGCATGATTACCAATTATAGTCCCACACGTGCCGAAGTCAACGATGTTGCCAATGCTGTGATGGATGGTGCAGATGCGGTGATGCTAAGCGGAGAAACTTCTGTTGGTAAATTCCCGGTGAAAGTTATAGAGCACATGCAAAACATTGTTGCCTCCATCGAACGCGAAGGAAAAATTTACTATAAAGAGCACCCGCCGCAATTAAAAAATCAAACTTTTATTTCCGATTCTATTTGCTACAATGCTTGTGTGATGGCTGAACAAGCCGGAGCGCGCGGTATTATTTCAATGACTAATTCGGGCTATACCGCTTTTAAATTGTCGAGTCATCGACCCAAAGCCAACATTTTTATTTTTACAGATAACCGCTCCCTCTTAAATACCTTAAGTTTGGTATGGGGCGTGCGTGGTTTCTATTACGATAAATACGAAAGTACAGATGATACAATTGCCGACATTAAAGACTTTTTGAAAAAAGGAAATTATGTGGCGGTCGACGATTTGATAATAAACATTGCCAGTATTCCAATGAAGGATAAGGGGCGTGCAAACATGATTAAATTGGGATATGTAAACTAA
- the mscL gene encoding large-conductance mechanosensitive channel protein MscL — translation MGLVKEFKTFINQGNVVDLAVGVVIGAAFGKIVSSFVDDIISPLIGLMIGETNFGDLKYVMKEAVLGADGKETSAAVSLNYGSFLEAIIDFVIVAAAIFMVVKAMNNMKKKEAQAPSAPTPPPAQEVLLTEIRDLLKK, via the coding sequence ATGGGACTAGTAAAAGAATTTAAAACCTTTATCAACCAAGGCAATGTGGTTGACTTAGCCGTGGGTGTTGTTATTGGCGCGGCCTTCGGAAAAATTGTATCTTCATTTGTAGACGATATTATTTCGCCACTTATTGGATTAATGATTGGCGAAACCAATTTTGGAGATTTAAAATACGTGATGAAAGAAGCTGTACTAGGTGCGGATGGAAAAGAAACATCCGCAGCGGTATCGCTTAACTATGGTAGTTTTTTGGAAGCAATTATCGATTTTGTAATCGTTGCCGCTGCCATTTTTATGGTGGTAAAAGCCATGAATAACATGAAAAAGAAAGAAGCGCAAGCACCCTCCGCTCCTACTCCACCTCCTGCACAAGAAGTATTATTAACCGAAATCAGAGATTTACTGAAAAAATAA
- the rnc gene encoding ribonuclease III has protein sequence MAFRHSSVAQHVKSGVSNSNERLEFLGDAVLGSVVAHFLFTKFPFRDEGFLTKMRSRIVSRQNINKLAVKMGVESFIMKVNDARPGFKSMNGDALEAFIGAVYLDKGYKVAQDFVLNRIVKIHVDLEALEHTDTDYKSKMIEWSQKEKKPIRFELVGEEGKGHEKFYTVNLCIEGEVAGTGKGFSKKIAEQMASENVCSTLGI, from the coding sequence ATGGCATTCCGCCACAGCAGCGTTGCGCAACACGTTAAAAGCGGTGTAAGCAACAGCAACGAACGACTCGAATTTTTAGGCGATGCGGTGCTCGGTTCGGTAGTGGCACATTTTCTTTTTACCAAATTCCCCTTTCGGGATGAAGGATTCTTAACCAAAATGCGCTCCCGCATTGTAAGCCGCCAAAACATTAACAAACTGGCAGTAAAAATGGGCGTTGAATCTTTTATCATGAAAGTGAACGATGCGCGACCCGGATTTAAATCCATGAATGGAGATGCCTTAGAAGCTTTTATTGGCGCGGTATATTTGGATAAAGGATACAAAGTGGCTCAAGATTTTGTGCTTAATCGTATCGTTAAAATTCATGTCGATTTAGAAGCTTTGGAGCATACCGATACCGATTACAAGAGTAAAATGATTGAATGGAGCCAGAAAGAGAAAAAACCCATTCGCTTCGAATTGGTGGGCGAAGAAGGGAAAGGGCACGAAAAATTTTACACCGTTAACCTCTGCATCGAAGGAGAAGTAGCCGGAACAGGTAAAGGATTCTCTAAAAAAATTGCCGAGCAAATGGCGTCCGAAAATGTATGTTCAACTTTGGGCATTTAA
- a CDS encoding IPExxxVDY family protein, giving the protein MATKKLSIDNDYEFSLIGISSHSKDYRLCWSLNTALQTKFTKKEDLKVELVKMREISLFSFYEFEEEENFNFHYIIGNSGTSGLLLPEHKNLDYFWMIKGMFSKANMRELLAKLCTVEAVITCLEIDVASLKSKQNLIF; this is encoded by the coding sequence ATGGCAACCAAAAAACTATCAATTGACAACGATTATGAATTTTCCCTTATCGGAATTTCAAGCCATTCGAAAGATTATCGTTTGTGTTGGAGTTTAAATACCGCCCTCCAAACTAAATTCACCAAAAAAGAAGATTTGAAAGTGGAGTTGGTAAAAATGCGCGAAATTTCACTCTTTTCCTTTTATGAATTTGAAGAAGAAGAAAACTTTAACTTCCACTACATAATTGGCAATAGTGGCACTTCCGGCTTACTGCTTCCTGAACACAAAAATTTAGACTACTTTTGGATGATAAAGGGAATGTTCTCGAAAGCGAATATGCGTGAATTGCTGGCTAAATTATGCACCGTGGAAGCGGTAATTACCTGCCTCGAAATTGATGTAGCATCACTGAAATCAAAACAAAACCTTATTTTTTAA
- a CDS encoding DUF1905 domain-containing protein, producing MKKKACTYTTTILKFDKQGEKTGWTYIVVPTDVAQQLNPGVRKSFQVKGKLDAFSFSGMNLLPMGEGEFILALKADVRKAIGKKHGAMLQVQLEVDTSEYQINAEFLTCLKDAPEADKIFSAMPASHQRYYSKWIESAKTDTTRAKRIALAVNSFIKKQTFAEMLRAKSI from the coding sequence ATGAAAAAGAAAGCTTGCACCTACACCACTACCATTTTAAAATTCGATAAACAAGGTGAAAAAACCGGTTGGACTTACATTGTTGTTCCTACAGATGTGGCGCAACAATTGAATCCCGGAGTAAGAAAATCATTTCAAGTAAAAGGAAAGCTGGATGCGTTTTCTTTTTCGGGGATGAATTTGCTACCTATGGGAGAAGGGGAATTTATTCTTGCTTTAAAAGCAGATGTGCGCAAGGCAATCGGCAAAAAACACGGTGCCATGCTACAGGTGCAATTAGAAGTTGATACATCCGAATACCAAATTAACGCTGAATTCTTAACCTGTTTGAAAGATGCACCCGAAGCAGATAAAATTTTTTCGGCAATGCCAGCCTCCCATCAACGCTATTATTCCAAATGGATTGAAAGCGCCAAAACAGATACCACCCGAGCCAAACGTATTGCCCTAGCCGTGAATAGTTTCATTAAGAAACAAACATTCGCGGAAATGCTGCGGGCGAAATCGATTTGA
- a CDS encoding acyl carrier protein — MSDITSRVKAIIVDKLGVDEKEVTAEASFTNDLGADSLDTVELIMEFEKEFNIAIPDDQAENIGTVGQAIAYIESNIK; from the coding sequence ATGTCAGACATTACATCAAGAGTAAAAGCAATTATCGTTGATAAATTAGGCGTAGACGAGAAAGAAGTAACAGCCGAAGCAAGTTTTACCAACGATTTGGGTGCCGATTCGCTCGACACCGTTGAGTTAATTATGGAGTTTGAAAAAGAATTTAACATTGCCATTCCAGACGATCAAGCCGAAAACATCGGAACTGTTGGTCAAGCCATCGCTTATATTGAATCGAACATAAAGTAA
- a CDS encoding SOS response-associated peptidase, which yields MCYNVAYIEKRGDKYAARYKEIVTEQLELNLDAIEIPSNYFISGFTHAKLPLVKHDGIELYSWGLIPSWIKDTENAKDIRTKTLNAMGETAFEKPSFRKSMAGKRGILGVSGFYEWREEHKLKYPYFIKARDEEFTSLACIYEEWMDRKTGEVFPTFSILTTPANPLMEKIHNSKMRMPLILNRRDEAAWINPELPAEEVKKLIKPFDERKMEAYTVSQFVNNARNNRNVPEAIVPVEYPELLLLDL from the coding sequence ATGTGTTACAACGTTGCCTATATTGAAAAGCGGGGAGATAAATATGCTGCGCGCTACAAGGAGATTGTAACTGAGCAGCTGGAGTTAAATTTGGATGCGATAGAAATTCCGAGCAATTATTTTATCAGTGGATTTACACATGCTAAACTACCTCTTGTAAAGCACGATGGCATTGAGCTCTATTCCTGGGGATTGATACCGAGTTGGATTAAAGATACTGAAAACGCTAAGGACATCCGTACCAAAACCTTGAATGCTATGGGCGAAACAGCTTTCGAAAAACCTTCCTTCCGTAAAAGTATGGCGGGCAAAAGAGGCATTTTGGGTGTGAGTGGATTTTACGAATGGCGTGAAGAACACAAATTGAAATATCCGTATTTTATAAAAGCACGCGACGAGGAATTTACAAGTCTGGCCTGCATTTACGAAGAATGGATGGACCGCAAAACAGGGGAAGTTTTTCCCACTTTTTCGATACTTACCACTCCTGCAAATCCATTAATGGAAAAAATTCACAACAGTAAAATGCGTATGCCGCTTATCTTGAATCGCAGAGATGAAGCCGCTTGGATAAATCCGGAACTGCCTGCAGAAGAGGTAAAAAAATTAATTAAACCCTTTGATGAACGCAAGATGGAAGCCTACACTGTTTCGCAATTTGTGAACAATGCGCGCAATAACCGCAATGTGCCGGAAGCTATTGTACCGGTGGAATATCCGGAGTTGCTGTTGTTGGATTTATAA